A genomic segment from Limibacillus halophilus encodes:
- the guaA gene encoding glutamine-hydrolyzing GMP synthase yields MTDRVLILDFGSQVTQLIARRVREAGVYCEILPYNCGPERVGAFEPNAIILSGSPHSVTVDDGPRAPQIVFDLGVPVLGICYGEQTICAQLGGKVEGSDHQEFGRALLSIEDDCALFDGVWRKGEQHQVWMSHGDRVVDLPDGFRVVGTSDGAPFAAIADDTRKIYAVQFHPEVVHTPDGAKLLANFVHRVAGLMGDWTMAAFRDQAIAQIRAQVGENGRVICGLSGGVDSSVAAVLIHEAIGERLTCIFVDHGLLRQGEADQVEEIFRNHYNIPLVARDASDLFLGKLAGVSDPEQKRKIIGATFIDVFEEEAEKVGGADFLAQGTLYPDVIESVSFTGGPSVTIKSHHNVGGLPERMKMKLVEPLRELFKDEVRVLGRELGLPASMVGRHPFPGPGLAIRIPGEVTRESCDILRKADAVYLDEIRKAGLYDEIWQAFAVLLPVRTVGVMGDARSYDRVCGLRAVTSTDGMTADSYPFEHAFLSRVATRIINEVRGINRVVYDVTSKPPGTIEWE; encoded by the coding sequence ATGACCGACCGCGTGCTGATCTTGGATTTCGGCTCCCAGGTAACACAGCTTATAGCCCGTCGTGTCCGCGAAGCTGGAGTCTACTGTGAAATATTGCCGTACAATTGTGGTCCCGAACGGGTAGGGGCTTTCGAACCCAATGCGATCATTCTGTCTGGCAGTCCCCACTCGGTCACGGTAGACGACGGTCCGCGTGCACCGCAGATCGTGTTCGATCTTGGTGTGCCGGTTCTGGGCATCTGTTACGGTGAGCAGACGATTTGCGCGCAGCTAGGCGGTAAGGTCGAGGGCTCGGACCATCAGGAGTTCGGCCGCGCGCTCCTGTCGATAGAGGACGACTGTGCGCTCTTCGATGGCGTTTGGCGTAAAGGCGAGCAGCACCAGGTCTGGATGAGCCACGGCGACCGTGTGGTCGATCTGCCCGACGGCTTTCGCGTGGTGGGTACCTCCGATGGCGCTCCTTTTGCTGCCATCGCCGATGACACGCGCAAGATTTACGCCGTCCAGTTCCACCCTGAGGTGGTCCATACCCCGGACGGGGCCAAGCTACTGGCCAATTTCGTGCATCGGGTGGCGGGTCTCATGGGCGATTGGACGATGGCCGCGTTTCGCGACCAGGCAATCGCTCAGATACGTGCCCAGGTCGGCGAAAATGGCCGGGTTATCTGCGGTCTGTCCGGCGGCGTCGATTCAAGTGTGGCGGCCGTATTGATCCATGAGGCGATCGGCGAGCGCTTGACCTGCATCTTTGTTGACCATGGTTTGTTACGGCAGGGCGAGGCGGATCAAGTCGAGGAAATCTTCCGCAATCACTACAACATTCCACTGGTGGCACGTGACGCCAGCGATCTGTTCCTGGGCAAGCTGGCAGGAGTCAGCGACCCGGAGCAGAAGCGCAAGATCATCGGCGCGACCTTCATCGACGTCTTCGAGGAGGAGGCCGAGAAGGTCGGTGGCGCAGACTTCCTGGCGCAAGGCACGCTTTATCCGGACGTAATCGAGTCGGTCTCGTTTACCGGGGGACCGAGCGTCACCATCAAGAGCCACCACAACGTCGGCGGCTTGCCCGAACGCATGAAGATGAAATTGGTCGAGCCCTTGCGCGAACTTTTCAAGGACGAGGTTCGGGTGCTGGGCCGTGAGTTGGGGCTGCCCGCCAGCATGGTGGGCCGTCACCCCTTCCCGGGGCCAGGTCTTGCCATTCGTATTCCTGGCGAAGTGACCCGCGAATCCTGCGATATCCTGCGCAAAGCCGATGCGGTTTATCTCGACGAGATTCGAAAAGCCGGTCTCTACGACGAAATCTGGCAGGCCTTTGCCGTATTGCTGCCGGTGCGTACCGTTGGTGTTATGGGCGATGCCCGTTCCTATGACCGGGTCTGCGGCCTGCGCGCGGTCACCTCGACCGACGGCATGACCGCGGACTCCTATCCCTTCGAGCATGCTTTTCTGAGCCGCGTGGCGACCCGCATCATTAACGAGGTGCGCGGCATCAATCGCGTCGTTTATGATGTGACCTCCAAGCCTCCCGGAACCATTGAGTGGGAATAG
- a CDS encoding RsmB/NOP family class I SAM-dependent RNA methyltransferase has product MTPAARIQAAVDLTEALLPLERPADQIVAAFLRQRRYIGGGDRRRILELSYGVLRARAKLTWWLNSVGDEASARAMVTAYLVLAEGWSADQVAGSFDGQGFNPTRLEAGERQMLQALSGKSLIDPAQSDAVRLEVPDWLWTHFAALYGDSAETELSALLAEAPTDLRVNLMKGDRAAALAALAKEEILCDEGSLSPLALKIRDGRAPIAATKAFRNGLVEVQDEGSQLIALLVDAKPGLRVCDFCAGAGGKTLALGAVMQNKGQLLALDVMKGRLDRAQVRIRRADLHNIERHLLRDHRDPWLKRRKAKFDRVLVDAPCSGSGAWRRNPDARWRLGEEELRRLVGLQAEILESAQRLVKPGGRLIYATCSLLAEENGRQVEAFLASHPEFAPLPAVNLWSDISSAPYPGDPAEAALTLTPARHGTDGFFMAVLERAGESDAHDDAKDSDKQDRRGKEV; this is encoded by the coding sequence ATGACCCCAGCCGCACGCATCCAGGCCGCCGTCGACCTGACGGAGGCGCTTTTGCCGTTGGAACGTCCAGCGGACCAGATCGTGGCGGCGTTCCTGCGTCAGCGTCGGTACATCGGCGGTGGTGACCGCCGGCGCATACTGGAGTTGTCCTACGGCGTTCTCCGCGCCCGCGCCAAACTCACTTGGTGGCTAAATTCTGTAGGGGATGAAGCATCTGCACGGGCCATGGTGACGGCTTATCTGGTACTAGCCGAGGGTTGGTCGGCGGACCAGGTGGCCGGGAGCTTTGACGGCCAGGGATTCAATCCGACCCGGCTCGAGGCAGGGGAGAGGCAAATGTTGCAGGCGCTTTCAGGTAAGAGCCTGATCGATCCTGCGCAGTCCGACGCCGTGCGGCTGGAAGTGCCTGACTGGCTGTGGACACACTTTGCGGCACTCTATGGGGACAGCGCCGAAACCGAGCTTTCCGCGCTGCTGGCCGAGGCTCCGACGGACCTCCGTGTCAATTTGATGAAGGGTGATAGGGCGGCGGCCTTGGCGGCTTTGGCCAAGGAGGAAATTCTCTGCGACGAAGGTAGCCTGTCGCCCCTGGCGCTCAAGATTCGCGACGGTAGAGCACCGATAGCGGCGACCAAGGCTTTTCGAAACGGCTTGGTCGAGGTTCAGGACGAGGGATCGCAGCTCATCGCTTTGCTGGTCGATGCCAAACCTGGCTTGCGGGTCTGTGACTTTTGCGCCGGAGCGGGCGGCAAGACTTTGGCGTTGGGAGCAGTTATGCAGAACAAGGGCCAGTTGCTGGCCCTGGATGTTATGAAGGGCCGTTTGGACCGGGCGCAAGTGCGCATTCGCCGTGCCGACCTCCACAACATCGAGCGTCATCTGCTCCGCGACCACCGGGATCCCTGGCTCAAGCGCCGGAAAGCCAAGTTCGATCGTGTGCTAGTCGACGCGCCTTGCAGCGGCAGTGGTGCGTGGCGGCGCAACCCCGATGCGCGCTGGCGTTTGGGAGAAGAGGAACTTCGTCGGCTGGTTGGACTGCAGGCCGAAATTCTTGAAAGCGCCCAACGGCTCGTGAAGCCCGGCGGAAGGCTTATCTATGCGACTTGTTCGCTGTTGGCCGAAGAGAATGGTCGTCAGGTCGAAGCCTTTCTGGCAAGTCATCCGGAGTTTGCCCCACTGCCGGCCGTGAACCTCTGGAGCGATATCTCAAGTGCGCCTTATCCGGGCGATCCGGCGGAGGCGGCGTTGACGCTGACCCCGGCGCGCCATGGGACGGATGGTTTCTTCATGGCTGTTCTCGAACGCGCTGGCGAAAGCGACGCCCACGACGACGCCAAGGATTCCGATAAGCAGGACAGGAGGGGAAAAGAGGTATGA